The Macaca fascicularis isolate 582-1 chromosome 1, T2T-MFA8v1.1 genome includes a window with the following:
- the ANKRD65 gene encoding ankyrin repeat domain-containing protein 65 isoform X7, giving the protein MDSQRPEPREEEEEQELQWMELDSKEGLGTRTEEPSVFQGWGHLLRAVWRGPIGLVMQLLRQGASVEERTLRCCWATGQTQPSGTGMAALRCTGLPPGDTCPPSSCWSPRGLSYLHELKILQEGHLCL; this is encoded by the exons ATGGACTCCCAGAGGCCTGagcccagagaggaggaggaggaacaggaacTGCAGTGGATGGAGCTGGACTCCAAAGAGGGCCTGGGAACCAGGACAGAGGAGCCTAGTGTCTTCCAGGGCTGGGGGCACCTACTCCGGGCCGTGTGGAGGGGCCCTATAGGCCTGGTGATGCAGCTGCTGCGGCAAGGGGCCAGCGTGGAGGAGAG GACATTGAGGTGCTGCTGGGCCACGGGGCAGACCCAGCCATCAGGGACAGGCATGGCCGCTCTGCGCTGCACAGGGCTGCCGCCCGGGGACACCTGCCCACCGTCCAGCTGCTGGTCACCCAGGGGGCTAAG TTACCTCCACGAACTGAAAATCCTGCAGGAAGGccacttgtgcctgtaa
- the ANKRD65 gene encoding ankyrin repeat domain-containing protein 65 isoform X9, with translation MDSQRPEPREEEEEQELQWMELDSKEGLGTRTEEPSVFQGWGHLLRAVWRGPIGLVMQLLRQGASVEERR, from the exons ATGGACTCCCAGAGGCCTGagcccagagaggaggaggaggaacaggaacTGCAGTGGATGGAGCTGGACTCCAAAGAGGGCCTGGGAACCAGGACAGAGGAGCCTAGTGTCTTCCAGGGCTGGGGGCACCTACTCCGGGCCGTGTGGAGGGGCCCTATAGGCCTGGTGATGCAGCTGCTGCGGCAAGGGGCCAGCGTGGAGGAGAG gagGTGA
- the ANKRD65 gene encoding ankyrin repeat domain-containing protein 65 isoform X6 produces MDSQRPEPREEEEEQELQWMELDSKEGLGTRTEEPSVFQGWGHLLRAVWRGPIGLVMQLLRQGASVEERTLRCCWATGQTQPSGTGMAALRCTGLPPGDTCPPSSCWSPRGLRWMRGTPWASPPYTTPLGKATRRLPAASWTGVPRR; encoded by the exons ATGGACTCCCAGAGGCCTGagcccagagaggaggaggaggaacaggaacTGCAGTGGATGGAGCTGGACTCCAAAGAGGGCCTGGGAACCAGGACAGAGGAGCCTAGTGTCTTCCAGGGCTGGGGGCACCTACTCCGGGCCGTGTGGAGGGGCCCTATAGGCCTGGTGATGCAGCTGCTGCGGCAAGGGGCCAGCGTGGAGGAGAG GACATTGAGGTGCTGCTGGGCCACGGGGCAGACCCAGCCATCAGGGACAGGCATGGCCGCTCTGCGCTGCACAGGGCTGCCGCCCGGGGACACCTGCCCACCGTCCAGCTGCTGGTCACCCAGGGGGCTAAGGTGGATGCGCGGGACACCCTGGGCTTCACCCCCCTACACCACGCCTCTAGGGAAGGCCACGCGGAGGTTGCCAGCTGCCTCCTGGACAGGGGTGCCCAG gagGTGA
- the ANKRD65 gene encoding ankyrin repeat domain-containing protein 65 isoform X1, which translates to MDSQRPEPREEEEEQELQWMELDSKEGLGTRTEEPSVFQGWGHLLRAVWRGPIGLVMQLLRQGASVEERDHAGRTPLHLAVLRGHAPLVRLLLQRGAPVGAVDRAGRTALHEAAWHGHSRVAELLLQRGASAAARSGTGLTPLHWAAALGRTLLAARLLEAPSPGPAAAEAEDARGWTAAHWAAAGGRLAVLELLAAGGAGLDGALLVAAAAGRGAALRFLLARGARVDARDGAGATALGLTAALGRPQDIEVLLGHGADPAIRDRHGRSALHRAAARGHLPTVQLLVTQGAKVDARDTLGFTPLHHASREGHAEVASCLLDRGAQVDATGWLRKTPLHLAAERGHGPTVALLLSRGASPTLQTQWAEVAQMPEGGWPQVLPELGGGQEYEGTEPTG; encoded by the exons ATGGACTCCCAGAGGCCTGagcccagagaggaggaggaggaacaggaacTGCAGTGGATGGAGCTGGACTCCAAAGAGGGCCTGGGAACCAGGACAGAGGAGCCTAGTGTCTTCCAGGGCTGGGGGCACCTACTCCGGGCCGTGTGGAGGGGCCCTATAGGCCTGGTGATGCAGCTGCTGCGGCAAGGGGCCAGCGTGGAGGAGAG GGACCACGCAGGCCGGACCCCGCTCCACCTGGCTGTGCTGCGGGGCCACGCGCCCCTGGTGCGTCTCCTGCTGCAGCGAGGGGCCCCGGTGGGCGCGGTGGACCGGGCGGGGCGCACGGCGCTGCACGAGGCCGCCTGGCACGGGCACTCGCGGGTGGCCGAATTGCTGCTGCAGCGCGGGGCCTCGGCGGCGGCGCGCTCCGGGACCGGCCTCACGCCGCTGCACTGGGCAGCCGCCCTGGGCCGCACGCTGCTAGCCGCGCGCCTGCTGGAGGCTCCGAGCCCGGGACCCGCGGCGGCGGAGGCAGAGGACGCGCGCGGCTGGACGGCGGCGCACTGGGCGGCCGCGGGCGGGCGGCTGGCGGTGCTGGAGCTGCTGGCGGCCGGCGGCGCGGGCCTGGACGGCGCCCTGCTCGTGGCGGCCGCGGCGGGGCGCGGGGCGGCGCTGCGCTTCCTCCTGGCGCGCGGGGCGCGGGTGGATGCTCGGGATGGCGCGGGGGCCACAGCGCTGGGTCTGACGGCCGCCCTAGGCCGCCCGCAG GACATTGAGGTGCTGCTGGGCCACGGGGCAGACCCAGCCATCAGGGACAGGCATGGCCGCTCTGCGCTGCACAGGGCTGCCGCCCGGGGACACCTGCCCACCGTCCAGCTGCTGGTCACCCAGGGGGCTAAGGTGGATGCGCGGGACACCCTGGGCTTCACCCCCCTACACCACGCCTCTAGGGAAGGCCACGCGGAGGTTGCCAGCTGCCTCCTGGACAGGGGTGCCCAGGTGGATGCTACCGGCTGGCTCCGAAAGACCCCCCTACACCTGGCTGCAGAGCGAGGGCATGGCCCTACCGTGGCGCTTTTGCTGAGCCGAGGGGCCAGCCCCACCCTGCAGACGCAGTGGGCTGAGGTGGCCCAGATGCCTGAGGGGGGCTGGCCCCAGGTGCTTCCTGAACTTGGAGGGGGGCAGGAGTATGAGGGCACAGAGCCCACGGGCTGA
- the ANKRD65 gene encoding ankyrin repeat domain-containing protein 65 isoform X3, translated as MDSQRPEPREEEEEQELQWMELDSKEGLGTRTEEPSVFQGWGHLLRAVWRGPIGLVMQLLRQGASVEERDHAGRTPLHLAVLRGHAPLVRLLLQRGAPVGAVDRAGRTALHEAAWHGHSRVAELLLQRGASAAARSGTGLTPLHWAAALGRTLLAARLLEAPSPGPAAAEAEDARGWTAAHWAAAGGRLAVLELLAAGGAGLDGALLVAAAAGRGAALRFLLARGARVDARDGAGATALGLTAALGRPQDIEVLLGHGADPAIRDRHGRSALHRAAARGHLPTVQLLVTQGAKEVNLVREY; from the exons ATGGACTCCCAGAGGCCTGagcccagagaggaggaggaggaacaggaacTGCAGTGGATGGAGCTGGACTCCAAAGAGGGCCTGGGAACCAGGACAGAGGAGCCTAGTGTCTTCCAGGGCTGGGGGCACCTACTCCGGGCCGTGTGGAGGGGCCCTATAGGCCTGGTGATGCAGCTGCTGCGGCAAGGGGCCAGCGTGGAGGAGAG GGACCACGCAGGCCGGACCCCGCTCCACCTGGCTGTGCTGCGGGGCCACGCGCCCCTGGTGCGTCTCCTGCTGCAGCGAGGGGCCCCGGTGGGCGCGGTGGACCGGGCGGGGCGCACGGCGCTGCACGAGGCCGCCTGGCACGGGCACTCGCGGGTGGCCGAATTGCTGCTGCAGCGCGGGGCCTCGGCGGCGGCGCGCTCCGGGACCGGCCTCACGCCGCTGCACTGGGCAGCCGCCCTGGGCCGCACGCTGCTAGCCGCGCGCCTGCTGGAGGCTCCGAGCCCGGGACCCGCGGCGGCGGAGGCAGAGGACGCGCGCGGCTGGACGGCGGCGCACTGGGCGGCCGCGGGCGGGCGGCTGGCGGTGCTGGAGCTGCTGGCGGCCGGCGGCGCGGGCCTGGACGGCGCCCTGCTCGTGGCGGCCGCGGCGGGGCGCGGGGCGGCGCTGCGCTTCCTCCTGGCGCGCGGGGCGCGGGTGGATGCTCGGGATGGCGCGGGGGCCACAGCGCTGGGTCTGACGGCCGCCCTAGGCCGCCCGCAG GACATTGAGGTGCTGCTGGGCCACGGGGCAGACCCAGCCATCAGGGACAGGCATGGCCGCTCTGCGCTGCACAGGGCTGCCGCCCGGGGACACCTGCCCACCGTCCAGCTGCTGGTCACCCAGGGGGCTAAG gagGTGAATTTGGTTCGAGAGTATTAA
- the ANKRD65 gene encoding ankyrin repeat domain-containing protein 65 isoform X8, which translates to MDSQRPEPREEEEEQELQWMELDSKEGLGTRTEEPSVFQGWGHLLRAVWRGPIGLVMQLLRQGASVEERTLRCCWATGQTQPSGTGMAALRCTGLPPGDTCPPSSCWSPRGLRR; encoded by the exons ATGGACTCCCAGAGGCCTGagcccagagaggaggaggaggaacaggaacTGCAGTGGATGGAGCTGGACTCCAAAGAGGGCCTGGGAACCAGGACAGAGGAGCCTAGTGTCTTCCAGGGCTGGGGGCACCTACTCCGGGCCGTGTGGAGGGGCCCTATAGGCCTGGTGATGCAGCTGCTGCGGCAAGGGGCCAGCGTGGAGGAGAG GACATTGAGGTGCTGCTGGGCCACGGGGCAGACCCAGCCATCAGGGACAGGCATGGCCGCTCTGCGCTGCACAGGGCTGCCGCCCGGGGACACCTGCCCACCGTCCAGCTGCTGGTCACCCAGGGGGCTAAG gagGTGA
- the ANKRD65 gene encoding ankyrin repeat domain-containing protein 65 isoform X2 — protein sequence MDSQRPEPREEEEEQELQWMELDSKEGLGTRTEEPSVFQGWGHLLRAVWRGPIGLVMQLLRQGASVEERDHAGRTPLHLAVLRGHAPLVRLLLQRGAPVGAVDRAGRTALHEAAWHGHSRVAELLLQRGASAAARSGTGLTPLHWAAALGRTLLAARLLEAPSPGPAAAEAEDARGWTAAHWAAAGGRLAVLELLAAGGAGLDGALLVAAAAGRGAALRFLLARGARVDARDGAGATALGLTAALGRPQDIEVLLGHGADPAIRDRHGRSALHRAAARGHLPTVQLLVTQGAKVDARDTLGFTPLHHASREGHAEVASCLLDRGAQEVNLVREY from the exons ATGGACTCCCAGAGGCCTGagcccagagaggaggaggaggaacaggaacTGCAGTGGATGGAGCTGGACTCCAAAGAGGGCCTGGGAACCAGGACAGAGGAGCCTAGTGTCTTCCAGGGCTGGGGGCACCTACTCCGGGCCGTGTGGAGGGGCCCTATAGGCCTGGTGATGCAGCTGCTGCGGCAAGGGGCCAGCGTGGAGGAGAG GGACCACGCAGGCCGGACCCCGCTCCACCTGGCTGTGCTGCGGGGCCACGCGCCCCTGGTGCGTCTCCTGCTGCAGCGAGGGGCCCCGGTGGGCGCGGTGGACCGGGCGGGGCGCACGGCGCTGCACGAGGCCGCCTGGCACGGGCACTCGCGGGTGGCCGAATTGCTGCTGCAGCGCGGGGCCTCGGCGGCGGCGCGCTCCGGGACCGGCCTCACGCCGCTGCACTGGGCAGCCGCCCTGGGCCGCACGCTGCTAGCCGCGCGCCTGCTGGAGGCTCCGAGCCCGGGACCCGCGGCGGCGGAGGCAGAGGACGCGCGCGGCTGGACGGCGGCGCACTGGGCGGCCGCGGGCGGGCGGCTGGCGGTGCTGGAGCTGCTGGCGGCCGGCGGCGCGGGCCTGGACGGCGCCCTGCTCGTGGCGGCCGCGGCGGGGCGCGGGGCGGCGCTGCGCTTCCTCCTGGCGCGCGGGGCGCGGGTGGATGCTCGGGATGGCGCGGGGGCCACAGCGCTGGGTCTGACGGCCGCCCTAGGCCGCCCGCAG GACATTGAGGTGCTGCTGGGCCACGGGGCAGACCCAGCCATCAGGGACAGGCATGGCCGCTCTGCGCTGCACAGGGCTGCCGCCCGGGGACACCTGCCCACCGTCCAGCTGCTGGTCACCCAGGGGGCTAAGGTGGATGCGCGGGACACCCTGGGCTTCACCCCCCTACACCACGCCTCTAGGGAAGGCCACGCGGAGGTTGCCAGCTGCCTCCTGGACAGGGGTGCCCAG gagGTGAATTTGGTTCGAGAGTATTAA
- the ANKRD65 gene encoding ankyrin repeat domain-containing protein 65 isoform X4 — MDSQRPEPREEEEEQELQWMELDSKEGLGTRTEEPSVFQGWGHLLRAVWRGPIGLVMQLLRQGASVEERDHAGRTPLHLAVLRGHAPLVRLLLQRGAPVGAVDRAGRTALHEAAWHGHSRVAELLLQRGASAAARSGTGLTPLHWAAALGRTLLAARLLEAPSPGPAAAEAEDARGWTAAHWAAAGGRLAVLELLAAGGAGLDGALLVAAAAGRGAALRFLLARGARVDARDGAGATALGLTAALGRPQEVNLVREY, encoded by the exons ATGGACTCCCAGAGGCCTGagcccagagaggaggaggaggaacaggaacTGCAGTGGATGGAGCTGGACTCCAAAGAGGGCCTGGGAACCAGGACAGAGGAGCCTAGTGTCTTCCAGGGCTGGGGGCACCTACTCCGGGCCGTGTGGAGGGGCCCTATAGGCCTGGTGATGCAGCTGCTGCGGCAAGGGGCCAGCGTGGAGGAGAG GGACCACGCAGGCCGGACCCCGCTCCACCTGGCTGTGCTGCGGGGCCACGCGCCCCTGGTGCGTCTCCTGCTGCAGCGAGGGGCCCCGGTGGGCGCGGTGGACCGGGCGGGGCGCACGGCGCTGCACGAGGCCGCCTGGCACGGGCACTCGCGGGTGGCCGAATTGCTGCTGCAGCGCGGGGCCTCGGCGGCGGCGCGCTCCGGGACCGGCCTCACGCCGCTGCACTGGGCAGCCGCCCTGGGCCGCACGCTGCTAGCCGCGCGCCTGCTGGAGGCTCCGAGCCCGGGACCCGCGGCGGCGGAGGCAGAGGACGCGCGCGGCTGGACGGCGGCGCACTGGGCGGCCGCGGGCGGGCGGCTGGCGGTGCTGGAGCTGCTGGCGGCCGGCGGCGCGGGCCTGGACGGCGCCCTGCTCGTGGCGGCCGCGGCGGGGCGCGGGGCGGCGCTGCGCTTCCTCCTGGCGCGCGGGGCGCGGGTGGATGCTCGGGATGGCGCGGGGGCCACAGCGCTGGGTCTGACGGCCGCCCTAGGCCGCCCGCAG gagGTGAATTTGGTTCGAGAGTATTAA
- the ANKRD65 gene encoding ankyrin repeat domain-containing protein 65 isoform X5, whose product MDSQRPEPREEEEEQELQWMELDSKEGLGTRTEEPSVFQGWGHLLRAVWRGPIGLVMQLLRQGASVEERTLRCCWATGQTQPSGTGMAALRCTGLPPGDTCPPSSCWSPRGLRWMRGTPWASPPYTTPLGKATRRLPAASWTGVPRWMLPAGSERPPYTWLQSEGMALPWRFC is encoded by the exons ATGGACTCCCAGAGGCCTGagcccagagaggaggaggaggaacaggaacTGCAGTGGATGGAGCTGGACTCCAAAGAGGGCCTGGGAACCAGGACAGAGGAGCCTAGTGTCTTCCAGGGCTGGGGGCACCTACTCCGGGCCGTGTGGAGGGGCCCTATAGGCCTGGTGATGCAGCTGCTGCGGCAAGGGGCCAGCGTGGAGGAGAG GACATTGAGGTGCTGCTGGGCCACGGGGCAGACCCAGCCATCAGGGACAGGCATGGCCGCTCTGCGCTGCACAGGGCTGCCGCCCGGGGACACCTGCCCACCGTCCAGCTGCTGGTCACCCAGGGGGCTAAGGTGGATGCGCGGGACACCCTGGGCTTCACCCCCCTACACCACGCCTCTAGGGAAGGCCACGCGGAGGTTGCCAGCTGCCTCCTGGACAGGGGTGCCCAGGTGGATGCTACCGGCTGGCTCCGAAAGACCCCCCTACACCTGGCTGCAGAGCGAGGGCATGGCCCTACCGTGGCGCTTTTGCTGA
- the MRPL20 gene encoding large ribosomal subunit protein bL20m isoform X2 encodes MVFLTAQLWLRNRVTDRYFRIQEVLKHARHFRGRKNRCYSLAVRAVIRAFVKCTKARYLKKKNMRTLWINRITAASQEHGLKYPAFIGNLVKPDVVAGT; translated from the exons ATGGTCTTCCTCACGGCGCAGCTCTGGCTGCGGAATCGCGTCACCGACCGCTACTTTCGGATCCAGGAGGTGCTGAAGCACGCCAGG CACTTCCGGGGGAGGAAAAATCGCTGCTACAGTTTGGCGGTTAGAGCCGTGATTCGAGCCTTTGTGAAATGCACCAAAGCCCGATAcctgaagaaaaagaacatgagGACC cTCTGGATTAATCGAATTACAGCTGCTAGCCAGGAACACGGCCTGAAGTATCCAGCGTTCATTGGCAATTTAGTGAAG ccggacgtggtggcaggcacctag